GTTTGTTGGAGTATGATTCTGATGATAATCCCGTGGTTGTAGACAAGAAGAAGATTGAGCCGATTCCGGCCCTTGATCACAGTTCCATTGAGTATGAGCCGTTTAATAAAGATTTTTATGAGGAGAAGGCTTCAATTTCAGGTAACTGATATCGCAGATTATCTGATAATTATGAGTTTAAGATGTTCAGAACTAGAagaaaagaacatatatattgGTAGTACTATTCtgttattaatgatattatGTGGATCAAATATTAGTtggataattataattacttgGTTGATTGCAACGTAAAGCTTATTTCACAATGGACAAGGATTTATACTTATCCGAATGCAGCTTAATTTACTTGATTATCTTCTGGATGATACTAGCATAATTTATAAAGTTCGAATAGAGTTtgaaatgtaaatattatttagaacTTAGAGGCATAAGTGATTTCTTTTAGGTTAGCCAGAGGTCCTAGGAGATTATTGGCATTTATTTGAAATCATATACATCATGACTCTGTTAGTCATTATtgcttataaatttataatgtggCACTTTTTTCATAATGTAAGGATCATATTCTTCATTGAGGTTGCTCTGAACCTAAACtcctttttcttcaaaaaatgcCATTTTCCAGGAATGAGTGAGCAGGAAGTTGCTGAATACCGAAAGAGTTTGGCTATCCGTGTTTCTGGTTTTGATGTCCCAAGACCTGTAAAGACATTTGAAGACTGTGGTTTTGCACCAGAGTTAATGCGTGCTATTGCAAAACAAGGGTATGAAAAGCCAACAACTATTCAGTGCCAAGCCTTACCTATTGTCCTCTCTGGGAGGGATGTTATTGGTATAGCAAAAACTGGTTCTGGTAAAACTGCTTCTTTTGTGCTTCCTATGATTGTACACATTATGGATCAGCCTGAACTTCAGAAGGAGGAGGGTCCAATTGGAGTGATATGTGCACCTACCCGAGAACTAGCACACCAAATCTTCTTGGAAGCAAAGAAATTTGCAAAAGCCTATGGGATACGTGCCTCTGCTGTGTATGGTGGAATGTCCAAACTTGATCAGTTCAAGGAACTTAAGGCAGGATGTGAGATAGTCGTTGCTACACCTGGTCGATTGATAGACATGCTAAAAATGAAAGCACTGACAATGACAAGAGCAACTTATTTGGTACTTGATGAGGCTGATCGAATGTTTGACCTTGGGTTTGAACCTCAAATAAGGTCCATTGTTGGCCAAATCAGACCTGACCGACAGACATTACTATTTTCAGCAACAATGCCCCGCAAAGTTGAAAAGTTAGCAAGGGAAATTCTCAGTGACCCAGTCAGAGTCACGGTTGGAGAAGTGGGAACAGCTAACGAGGATATTACTCAGCATGTTCATGTAATTCCTTCTGACTCTGAGAAGTTACCCTGGCTTCTTGAGAAGCTACCTGGAATGATTGATGAGGGTGATGTTTTGGTGTTTGCTTCCAAGAAAGCTACTGTTGATGAGATTGAGTCTCAGCTTTCTGGTAAGGGTTTTAAGGTTGCTGCCCTTCATGGTGATAAAGATCAGGCTTCTCGAATGGAAATTCTACAAAAGTTTAAATCTGGCATCTACCATGTTCTCATCGCAACTGATGTTGCTGCTCGTGGTCTTGACATCAAGTCAATTAAGTCAGTTGTGAACTATGATATTGCAAAGGACATGGACATGCATGTGCACCGTATTGGTAGAACAGGTCGTGCTGGTGACAAAGATGGCATTGCGTATACTCTGATAACTCAAAAGGAGGCTCGGTTTGCTGGTGAATTGGTAAATAGTTTAATTGCTGCTGGGCAGAATGTTTCCATGGAACTGATGGATCTTGCTATGAAGGTAACTCAGTTGCTTGTTGCTtcaactaatatttattttgtagtCAATGGCATTCACTGAAGTTCTTAGAAAGTGATGGATACCATCCTTTTTTCGCTTCGACTCTGGTGGTCTTCTGTATTGCTTTCCAGTTTCCTGAAACAATGCTATGACTGGTGGCACTATCCTATAAAGTTACCTAGTTCTTCATTCTTGATATCTGTAGATTTCGGATTTGATGTATGTGTATGATAATTTTGTCCCGATACTTGCCTTGTCTATTAACAGGATGGGAGATTTAGGTCCAAGCGTAATGCAAGAAAAGGAGGTATGGTTCTCTTTGACATACCATTGTAGTTATTACGCATGCAATTGTTTTATCTTTTGTGAAGAACAAAAATGCAAGGCAGCTGAAGAAATGTTGATCACCATTTCTTTATGTGTATGATCATTTGTATTTTTGTGAAGAACAAAAATGCAAGTGCATTGAACTCTGAAGTGATGTGTGCTATAACATGCAGGTGGGAAGAAAGGCAGAGGAAGGGGCGGCGGTGGGAGTGGTCGAGGTGTGCGTGGAGTTGATTTTGGTCTGGGTATTGGATATAATCCAGAATCCAGTAATGCTTCATCTCAGGCTGTTCAAAGTCGAAATGCTGCCGTAAATTCTCTCAAAACTGGCATGATGGCACAAATGAAGAGCAACTTTGTTGCTGCTTCATCAAACTCTCAAAGTCAAGGTTTCAATAACAGTTCAAGTATCAGGAGACCAACTCTGTCTGGATTTGTATCTGGCGGTACCATTGGTGGAGATATAAATAGGTCTCAGATGACCACTTCATTCAACACTGCTCCTACATCAGGATTGAACACTTCACAAAATACTGGACAAAACGCTACCCAGAGTAGCTCAGAGAGGTCTCTTTTTTTTCAACTGAAATTTCATGATGGCATTCTGCAATGCTTTTCTTGTTTTTTCAAGAAAACTTCTATGCTGATTACACTCGTACTTGGCTCTTTTTGACAGTTCTAGAGATAGACCAAGAGAAAGGCGAAGGCCCTCTGGGTGGGACCGTTAGTTTCCACATGTTGATCGATGATGCTGTTTACATAAACGGAAATTTTGTCTGTTCAAATATTGAATGAACCTTATCTGTATCATTATCATGCTTAGTAagtcttctttcttctttttgttcaattataggtcCCGtctgtttttcatattttggttctagaattttattttctgcatatttatatattctccAACTTTCCCTCCCCATCTGTTATTATTCGAGTACCTTTAGTTAGTTGATAATAATTTCAAGTAATTCCAATGTAATCTTTTGGAAGAATAGGTCCGCTGTCATCTTTCAATGGCACTAAAATGCGTAGCCATTCCTTCTTTCTTATTGGACCCCTCTACCTCAAAATCTGTCGCCTTTTGCCTTGAACTTGCATTGTTGACGACAATGTCATTCTTGATAGCAAACACAGAGTTATTGATGCTATCTCCATGGGCGATGCTAATCAGCTGAGCTTAGAAAGATGCGTTCAAAGAAGCCGACATTAAATGGCGAATACTAGAGATGGATTCATTGCTTAGCAAGATGATGACTAAGAGTTTGACCATTGGTGTCGACATGGTCCGCCCTTAGAGGAAGAAATGATTTAGAAAAATAACGAAGGACATTAACCCAAAAAAGTACTGCAATTTTTGCTTAATCCCATAGATTTAGGGttaaattttcttgttattgCTATTGTTCTTTTTATACCTAGCCGCTTCTTTTAACATAATTGGATCAAAGcctttagtttaatttataaatcatattataatGGTCCCAATCTTCATTCCTTgttgaatcaatttaatatttgggACCT
The Gossypium raimondii isolate GPD5lz chromosome 8, ASM2569854v1, whole genome shotgun sequence DNA segment above includes these coding regions:
- the LOC105790421 gene encoding DEAD-box ATP-dependent RNA helicase 24 → MSKRKFGFEGFGINRQSTYNFERSQAPQRLYVPPSSRHSHDNYDDNDLDDIDYADNNDTSNDADTNGPTSNGNGGEDDEIDPLDAFMQGIEEDLKAKPPPKPKEKAERYKEDEDEDDPVESFLRSKKDVGLTLAADALRAGYDSDEEVYAAAKAVDAGLLEYDSDDNPVVVDKKKIEPIPALDHSSIEYEPFNKDFYEEKASISGMSEQEVAEYRKSLAIRVSGFDVPRPVKTFEDCGFAPELMRAIAKQGYEKPTTIQCQALPIVLSGRDVIGIAKTGSGKTASFVLPMIVHIMDQPELQKEEGPIGVICAPTRELAHQIFLEAKKFAKAYGIRASAVYGGMSKLDQFKELKAGCEIVVATPGRLIDMLKMKALTMTRATYLVLDEADRMFDLGFEPQIRSIVGQIRPDRQTLLFSATMPRKVEKLAREILSDPVRVTVGEVGTANEDITQHVHVIPSDSEKLPWLLEKLPGMIDEGDVLVFASKKATVDEIESQLSGKGFKVAALHGDKDQASRMEILQKFKSGIYHVLIATDVAARGLDIKSIKSVVNYDIAKDMDMHVHRIGRTGRAGDKDGIAYTLITQKEARFAGELVNSLIAAGQNVSMELMDLAMKDGRFRSKRNARKGGGKKGRGRGGGGSGRGVRGVDFGLGIGYNPESSNASSQAVQSRNAAVNSLKTGMMAQMKSNFVAASSNSQSQGFNNSSSIRRPTLSGFVSGGTIGGDINRSQMTTSFNTAPTSGLNTSQNTGQNATQSSSESSRDRPRERRRPSGWDR